Proteins encoded together in one Variovorax paradoxus EPS window:
- the ligA gene encoding NAD-dependent DNA ligase LigA — MTTRDEAAREAAALSEQLHKHAHLYYVLDAPELPDAEYDKLFQRLQALETEFPELRTPDSPTQRVGGKVLDGFTKVRHKVPMLSIRTETDITPGGASAFDARVRKELGLAEDGPQVSYVCELKFDGLAMNLRYEDGVLVQAATRGDGEVGEDVTQNIRTVREIPLRLSGKAPPVVEVRGEVYMKRADFDALNERQREKIAAGQKNEKIFVNPRNAAAGAVRQLDPAIAAARPLSFFAYGLGEVTPAAEGGPDCPTQFDWLQQFHAWGFPVATQTARATGAIELIAFHENIGRQRDALPYDIDGVVYKVDSIELQRQLGFVSREPRWAVAHKYPAQEQLTDVLGIEIQVGRTGKLTPVAKLAPVFVGGVTVTNATLHNEDEARRKDVRVGDTVIVRRAGDVIPEVVGVVPESLAKPEGERGPVFTMPHKCPVCGSEAVREEEEVDYRCTGGLFCAAQRKEAILHFAARRAVDVDGLGDRLVEQLVDANLIRTLPDLYKLGFTTLAGLDRMAEKSAKNLVDALEASKKTTLPRFLFGLGIRHVGESTAKDLAKHFGKLDAIMDATEQQLLEVNDVGPVVAQSLRTFFDQPHNREVVEQLRACGLTWEEGEPAARAPKPLAGLTFVITGTLPTLGRDEAKDKLEAAGAKVAGSVSKKTHYLVAGEEAGSKLDKAREIGVAVIDEARMLEILENGITE, encoded by the coding sequence ATGACGACGCGCGACGAAGCGGCACGCGAAGCCGCCGCACTGAGCGAACAGCTTCACAAGCACGCCCACCTCTATTACGTGCTCGACGCGCCCGAGCTGCCCGACGCCGAGTACGACAAGCTCTTCCAGCGACTGCAGGCCCTGGAGACTGAATTTCCCGAGCTGCGCACGCCCGATTCGCCGACGCAGCGCGTGGGCGGCAAGGTGCTCGACGGTTTCACCAAGGTGCGCCACAAGGTGCCGATGCTGTCGATCCGTACCGAGACCGACATCACGCCGGGCGGCGCCAGTGCCTTCGATGCGCGTGTGCGCAAGGAGTTGGGCCTGGCCGAGGACGGTCCGCAGGTGTCATATGTGTGCGAGCTCAAGTTCGACGGCCTCGCCATGAACCTGCGCTACGAAGACGGCGTGCTGGTGCAGGCGGCGACGCGCGGCGACGGCGAGGTCGGCGAAGACGTCACGCAGAACATCCGCACGGTGCGCGAAATTCCGCTGCGGCTCAGCGGCAAGGCGCCGCCCGTGGTCGAGGTGCGCGGCGAGGTCTACATGAAGCGTGCCGATTTCGACGCGCTCAACGAACGCCAGCGCGAGAAGATCGCGGCCGGCCAGAAGAACGAGAAGATCTTCGTGAATCCGCGCAATGCGGCGGCCGGCGCGGTGCGGCAACTCGATCCGGCGATTGCCGCGGCGCGGCCGCTGAGCTTCTTCGCGTACGGCCTGGGCGAAGTCACGCCGGCCGCAGAAGGCGGGCCGGATTGCCCGACCCAGTTCGACTGGCTGCAGCAGTTCCATGCCTGGGGTTTTCCGGTGGCCACGCAGACCGCGCGGGCGACCGGTGCCATCGAGCTGATCGCGTTCCACGAGAACATCGGCCGGCAGCGCGATGCCTTGCCTTACGACATCGACGGCGTGGTCTACAAGGTCGACAGCATCGAACTGCAGCGGCAACTGGGCTTTGTATCGCGCGAGCCGCGCTGGGCCGTGGCACATAAATACCCGGCGCAGGAGCAGCTGACCGACGTGCTCGGCATCGAGATCCAGGTCGGCCGCACCGGCAAGCTCACGCCGGTGGCCAAGCTCGCGCCGGTGTTCGTCGGCGGCGTGACCGTGACCAACGCCACGCTGCACAACGAGGACGAGGCCCGCCGCAAGGACGTGCGCGTGGGTGACACGGTCATCGTGCGGCGTGCCGGAGACGTGATTCCCGAAGTGGTCGGCGTGGTGCCCGAGAGCCTCGCCAAGCCAGAGGGCGAACGCGGCCCGGTCTTCACCATGCCTCACAAGTGCCCCGTGTGCGGCTCGGAAGCCGTGCGCGAAGAGGAAGAGGTCGATTACCGCTGCACCGGCGGGCTGTTCTGCGCGGCGCAGCGCAAGGAGGCCATCCTGCACTTCGCGGCGCGGCGCGCGGTCGATGTCGACGGGCTGGGCGACAGGCTGGTCGAGCAACTGGTGGATGCCAACCTCATCCGCACCTTGCCCGATCTCTACAAGCTCGGATTCACCACGCTCGCGGGGCTGGACCGCATGGCCGAGAAGTCAGCCAAGAATCTGGTCGACGCACTCGAAGCGTCCAAGAAAACCACGCTGCCGCGCTTCCTGTTCGGGCTGGGTATCCGGCACGTGGGCGAAAGCACGGCGAAGGACCTGGCCAAGCATTTCGGCAAGCTCGACGCCATCATGGACGCGACCGAACAGCAGCTGCTCGAGGTCAACGACGTGGGGCCGGTGGTGGCGCAGAGCCTTCGCACCTTCTTCGACCAGCCGCACAACCGCGAGGTCGTCGAGCAACTGCGCGCCTGCGGGCTGACCTGGGAAGAGGGCGAGCCCGCAGCTCGCGCGCCCAAGCCTTTGGCGGGCCTGACCTTCGTGATCACCGGCACCCTTCCTACGCTGGGCCGCGACGAGGCGAAGGATAAATTGGAGGCAGCCGGGGCCAAGGTCGCCGGCTCCGTCAGCAAGAAGACCCATTACCTCGTGGCCGGCGAAGAAGCCGGCAGCAAGCTCGACAAGGCCCGGGAAATCGGGGTGGCGGTGATCGACGAGGCGCGTATGCTGGAGATTCTCGAGAACGGCATCACGGAATGA
- a CDS encoding amino acid ABC transporter substrate-binding protein, whose protein sequence is MKNRFRPALIAAASLVAFATAAPAFAGKTLDAVKQRGTVKCGVTNGVAGFSAPDTQGNWSGLDVDTCRAIAAAVLGDAKKVDFVPLNSQQRFSALQAGEIDILARNTTWTLTRDASLGFNFTTITYYDGQGFLVPKKLKVTSAKQLKNATICTQSGTTNEKNVSDYFRAQNIPVKTVVFESFEASFKAFFSGRCQAFTTDASALAGLRNKEAPNPDDYIILPELISKEPLAPLVRRGDDEWFAIAKWVPNALIEAEEAGVTQANADELKASSKDPAQQRLVGTGEDLGKLLGLDKDWSFRAIKAVGNYGEVFERNVGPKSVLKLPRGSNNLWSKGGLIYAPPVR, encoded by the coding sequence ATGAAAAATCGATTCCGCCCGGCGCTCATCGCCGCCGCATCCCTGGTCGCCTTTGCCACTGCCGCCCCGGCCTTTGCGGGCAAGACGCTCGATGCGGTCAAGCAACGCGGCACCGTCAAGTGCGGCGTGACCAACGGCGTGGCGGGCTTCTCCGCCCCTGACACGCAGGGCAACTGGTCGGGCCTGGATGTCGACACCTGCCGTGCCATTGCCGCGGCCGTGCTCGGCGATGCGAAGAAGGTCGACTTCGTGCCCCTCAATTCGCAGCAGCGCTTCTCGGCCCTGCAGGCCGGCGAGATCGACATCCTCGCGCGCAACACCACCTGGACGCTCACGCGCGACGCCTCGCTCGGCTTCAACTTCACCACCATCACCTATTACGACGGTCAGGGCTTCCTGGTGCCGAAGAAGCTCAAGGTGACGAGCGCCAAGCAGCTTAAAAACGCCACCATCTGCACGCAGTCGGGCACCACCAACGAGAAGAACGTCTCCGACTACTTCCGCGCGCAGAACATCCCGGTGAAGACCGTCGTCTTCGAGAGCTTCGAAGCCTCGTTCAAGGCCTTCTTCTCGGGCCGCTGCCAGGCCTTTACCACCGACGCTTCGGCGCTCGCGGGCCTGCGCAACAAGGAAGCGCCGAACCCCGACGACTACATCATCCTGCCCGAGCTGATCTCCAAGGAACCGCTCGCGCCGCTGGTGCGCCGCGGCGACGACGAGTGGTTCGCCATCGCCAAGTGGGTGCCCAACGCGCTCATCGAGGCGGAAGAAGCGGGCGTCACGCAGGCCAACGCCGACGAACTCAAGGCCAGCAGCAAAGACCCGGCGCAGCAGCGCCTGGTCGGCACTGGTGAAGACCTGGGCAAGCTGCTGGGCCTGGACAAGGACTGGTCGTTCCGCGCGATCAAGGCCGTGGGCAACTACGGCGAGGTGTTCGAGCGCAACGTCGGACCGAAGTCGGTGCTCAAGCTGCCGCGCGGCTCCAACAACTTGTGGAGCAAGGGCGGCCTGATCTACGCACCACCGGTTCGATGA
- a CDS encoding DoxX family protein, protein MFKSDDTGKLVLRLALGILILLHGVSKVTKGVDGIGGMLASHGLPAFLAYGVYVGEILAPALLIVGLFTRPAAVIVAINMLVAIWLVHRKDLGAINGQGGWALELQGMFLFAAISLAFTGGGRFGLSNK, encoded by the coding sequence ATGTTCAAGTCCGACGACACCGGCAAGCTCGTTCTGCGCCTCGCGCTGGGCATCCTCATCCTGCTGCACGGCGTGTCCAAAGTCACCAAGGGCGTCGATGGCATCGGCGGCATGCTGGCCTCGCACGGCCTGCCGGCGTTCCTGGCGTACGGGGTCTATGTCGGTGAGATCCTCGCGCCCGCGCTGCTGATCGTCGGCCTGTTCACGCGACCGGCCGCGGTGATCGTGGCGATCAACATGCTGGTGGCGATCTGGCTGGTGCACCGCAAGGACCTCGGCGCGATCAACGGCCAAGGCGGCTGGGCGCTGGAACTGCAGGGCATGTTCCTGTTCGCGGCGATCTCGCTGGCCTTCACGGGCGGCGGCCGCTTCGGCCTCAGCAACAAGTAA
- the def gene encoding peptide deformylase produces the protein MAIREILKMGDPRLLRIAQPVAAFDTDELHLLVRDMFETMHAVNGAGLAAPQIGVDQQLVIFGTDIVNPRYPDAPPVPRTVLLNPVITPIGEDEEEGWEGCLSVPGLRGVVPRFANIRYTGFDPYGDPIDRVASGFHARVVQHEVDHLLGKLYPMRVRDFSRFGYTEVLFPGLDAADDD, from the coding sequence ATGGCCATTCGCGAAATACTCAAGATGGGCGACCCCCGGCTCCTGCGCATCGCGCAGCCGGTCGCCGCTTTCGACACCGACGAACTGCACCTCCTGGTGCGCGACATGTTCGAGACCATGCATGCGGTCAATGGCGCCGGCCTCGCGGCCCCGCAGATCGGCGTGGACCAGCAACTCGTGATCTTCGGCACCGACATCGTCAACCCCCGCTATCCCGACGCGCCGCCAGTGCCCCGCACCGTGCTGCTGAACCCCGTCATCACGCCCATCGGCGAGGACGAGGAAGAGGGCTGGGAAGGGTGTCTGTCGGTGCCGGGCCTGCGCGGCGTGGTGCCGCGCTTCGCCAACATCCGCTATACCGGCTTCGATCCGTACGGCGACCCTATCGACCGGGTGGCCAGCGGTTTTCATGCGCGCGTGGTGCAGCATGAAGTCGATCACCTGCTGGGCAAGCTGTACCCGATGCGGGTGCGCGACTTTTCGCGCTTCGGCTACACCGAGGTCCTGTTTCCGGGACTCGATGCAGCCGATGACGACTGA
- a CDS encoding PPC domain-containing DNA-binding protein gives MEAHALRLNPGDDLRGALDAALEARGAEAAFVVSGIGSLRGARIRYAGVESAAVLDGDLEILTLSGTLSPDGAHLHISVSDAVGQVRGGHVAPGCIVRTTAEILIAWLPEWRFAREHDPATGYPELVPRLKA, from the coding sequence ATGGAAGCGCACGCGCTGCGATTGAACCCGGGCGATGACCTGCGCGGCGCGCTCGATGCGGCGCTCGAGGCGCGTGGCGCTGAAGCTGCTTTCGTGGTCTCCGGCATCGGCAGCCTCCGCGGTGCGCGCATCCGGTATGCCGGTGTGGAAAGCGCTGCGGTGCTCGATGGCGATCTTGAAATCCTCACGCTGTCCGGCACGCTTTCGCCGGATGGTGCTCATCTGCACATCAGCGTGTCGGATGCGGTGGGCCAGGTGCGCGGCGGGCATGTCGCACCGGGTTGCATCGTGCGCACCACCGCTGAAATCCTGATCGCCTGGCTGCCCGAATGGCGCTTCGCCCGCGAGCACGACCCGGCAACTGGCTACCCTGAACTGGTGCCGCGTCTCAAAGCCTGA
- a CDS encoding amino acid ABC transporter permease, which translates to MSRGASRRGAWLAWTVQALLVLAVVAGAFWVVHHALDVLRARGVRSGFDFLTEPAGFSISEGWLDFDASQPFWRAFLAGLVNTVRAAVPAAIFSVVLGTLIGIGRLAPHVLMRGICTAYVELLRNVPLLVQLLMLAFAMANLLPDPTEPVRLLPGVWLSKGGLSVPWPVAGEGGWWPTHFEWPERGDFGVSGGAALSPEYVTIVAGLSFYSAAFVAEIVRAGILSVSQGQVLAGQALGLSSVQQLRIVILPQALRVIVPSLTNQLLSLVKNSSLAVAVGYPELVSVANTTIGSNGRAFECIAIIMAVYLLLSLVISFGMNRYNARVALRGWR; encoded by the coding sequence ATGAGCCGGGGGGCCTCGCGCCGCGGCGCCTGGCTGGCCTGGACCGTCCAGGCGCTGCTGGTGCTGGCCGTCGTGGCCGGCGCCTTCTGGGTGGTGCATCACGCGCTCGACGTGCTGCGCGCACGCGGCGTTCGATCCGGCTTCGACTTTCTCACCGAGCCCGCGGGCTTCTCGATCAGCGAGGGCTGGCTCGATTTCGACGCCAGCCAGCCGTTCTGGCGCGCTTTTCTCGCGGGCCTCGTCAACACGGTGCGGGCGGCGGTGCCGGCAGCGATTTTCTCGGTCGTCCTCGGCACGCTCATCGGCATCGGCCGGCTCGCGCCGCACGTGCTGATGCGCGGCATCTGCACCGCCTACGTCGAACTGCTGCGCAACGTGCCGCTGCTGGTGCAATTGCTGATGCTGGCCTTCGCGATGGCGAACCTGCTGCCTGATCCGACCGAACCCGTGCGGCTGCTGCCGGGCGTGTGGCTCAGCAAAGGCGGGCTCAGCGTGCCCTGGCCCGTGGCGGGCGAGGGCGGCTGGTGGCCGACGCATTTCGAATGGCCCGAGCGCGGCGATTTCGGCGTGAGCGGCGGCGCAGCGCTGAGCCCCGAGTACGTGACCATCGTCGCGGGCCTGTCGTTCTATTCGGCCGCGTTCGTCGCGGAGATCGTGCGGGCCGGCATCCTCTCGGTCTCGCAGGGGCAGGTGCTGGCGGGGCAGGCACTGGGGTTGTCGTCGGTGCAGCAACTGCGCATCGTGATCCTGCCGCAGGCGCTGAGGGTGATCGTGCCCTCGCTCACCAACCAGTTGCTCAGCCTCGTCAAGAATTCGTCGCTCGCGGTGGCCGTGGGCTATCCGGAGCTGGTGTCGGTCGCCAACACCACCATCGGCTCGAACGGCCGAGCCTTCGAGTGCATCGCGATCATCATGGCGGTGTACCTGCTGCTGTCGCTCGTGATTTCCTTCGGCATGAACCGCTACAACGCGCGCGTCGCATTGCGGGGGTGGCGATGA
- a CDS encoding cell division protein ZipA C-terminal FtsZ-binding domain-containing protein, translating to MSNLTLALSILGGLVLAAVVGYETFMSRRNAPRQPDAVDTALADVERSMSSGDGVEPMLHVDPKQISAQDRHEPLFDPDLPAPSGVPVATGERRGGLDPLIDVIAPVSLDGLASGDAAIAAMPPTRRAGSKPVAIEGLNEHTGQWEPPVAGQRYSAFQVGVQLANRTGALNEIEYSEFVVKAQAFADAVNGSPEFPEMLDEVARARELDQFASAHDAQLGFVLRALHAAWSPGYVQQNAARLGFVTGIIPGRMVLPTGEAGLPPILGLAFDTQAALADDPAQSAIRELSLSLDVPQVDRAEEPFRRMREAAATLAREMDGVVTDSDGQLLRDETMDVIGNDLEQLYDTLDARDLAAGSPLARRLFS from the coding sequence ATGAGCAATCTCACTCTCGCTCTCTCCATTCTTGGAGGCCTCGTTCTCGCGGCCGTCGTCGGCTACGAAACCTTCATGTCGCGCCGCAATGCGCCGCGCCAGCCCGATGCGGTGGATACCGCGCTGGCCGATGTGGAGCGCTCGATGTCGTCGGGCGACGGCGTGGAGCCGATGCTGCACGTCGATCCGAAGCAGATATCGGCGCAAGACCGTCACGAGCCGCTGTTCGATCCCGACCTGCCGGCGCCCAGCGGCGTTCCGGTCGCCACCGGCGAGCGGCGCGGCGGGCTCGATCCGCTGATCGACGTGATCGCGCCGGTGTCGCTGGACGGACTCGCTTCGGGCGACGCCGCCATCGCAGCCATGCCGCCGACGCGGCGTGCGGGCAGTAAGCCGGTCGCCATCGAAGGCCTCAACGAGCACACGGGCCAATGGGAGCCGCCCGTGGCCGGGCAGCGCTACAGCGCGTTCCAGGTCGGCGTGCAACTGGCCAACCGCACGGGCGCGCTCAACGAGATCGAATACTCCGAATTCGTGGTCAAGGCACAGGCTTTCGCCGATGCGGTCAACGGCTCGCCCGAATTTCCCGAGATGCTCGACGAGGTGGCGCGGGCCCGCGAGCTCGACCAGTTCGCGAGCGCGCACGACGCCCAGCTCGGCTTCGTGCTACGTGCGCTGCACGCGGCCTGGAGCCCGGGCTACGTGCAGCAGAACGCCGCGCGGCTTGGTTTCGTGACAGGCATCATCCCGGGGCGCATGGTGCTGCCGACCGGTGAAGCCGGCTTGCCGCCGATCCTCGGGCTGGCCTTCGATACGCAGGCAGCGCTGGCCGACGATCCGGCGCAATCGGCCATCCGCGAACTCAGCCTGAGCCTGGACGTGCCGCAGGTCGATCGCGCCGAAGAGCCGTTCCGCCGCATGCGCGAAGCCGCCGCCACGCTCGCGCGCGAGATGGACGGTGTCGTGACCGACAGCGACGGTCAGTTGTTGCGCGACGAGACGATGGACGTCATCGGCAACGACCTCGAGCAGCTCTACGACACGCTCGATGCACGTGATCTCGCGGCGGGTTCACCGCTCGCACGGCGCCTCTTCAGCTAA
- a CDS encoding amino acid ABC transporter permease, translating into MRNVAQGPIAWRSELWGSPLRALATVLLIAVLAWIGFHIFEWAVVHAVFRADAEACRAVQHGACWGVVAEKWRPMLFGRFPYEEQWRPAIAVVVLSAVTVLSAWPRSWRWWLVPLWVVALVLFVLLMRGGVMGLSHVPTSRWGGLPLTIGLAVVGLALAFPLALLLALGRRSGWPVVRTLSASYIELVRGVPLISVLFMASFLLPLLWPAGWQPDVLVRVLAGLTLFVAAYLAEIIRGGLQAVPRGQTEVAMALGFGRWPVQRDIVLPQALRLVVPALTNSVVGTLKDTSLVTVVGLFELTGALGLALGGDPIWRPFYLEGYLFIAAVYWVLCFGLSRYSVWLERRLASAPT; encoded by the coding sequence ATGAGGAATGTTGCGCAAGGCCCGATTGCTTGGCGCAGCGAACTCTGGGGTTCGCCGCTGCGCGCGCTGGCGACGGTGTTGCTGATCGCGGTGCTCGCGTGGATCGGTTTTCATATCTTCGAATGGGCCGTGGTGCATGCGGTGTTTCGCGCCGATGCCGAGGCCTGCCGCGCGGTGCAGCATGGCGCCTGCTGGGGCGTGGTGGCCGAGAAATGGCGGCCGATGCTGTTCGGCCGCTTCCCTTACGAAGAGCAATGGCGCCCCGCCATCGCAGTGGTCGTGCTCTCCGCCGTCACCGTGCTGAGTGCGTGGCCGCGCAGCTGGCGCTGGTGGCTGGTGCCGCTGTGGGTCGTGGCGCTGGTGCTGTTCGTGTTGCTGATGCGCGGCGGCGTCATGGGGCTGAGCCATGTGCCGACCAGCCGCTGGGGCGGCCTGCCGCTCACCATCGGGTTGGCGGTGGTCGGACTGGCGCTGGCCTTTCCGCTCGCGCTGCTGCTCGCGCTGGGCCGTCGTTCGGGCTGGCCGGTGGTCCGCACGCTGAGCGCGAGCTACATCGAGCTGGTGCGCGGCGTGCCGCTGATCTCTGTGCTGTTCATGGCCTCGTTCCTGCTGCCGCTGCTGTGGCCGGCGGGCTGGCAGCCCGACGTGCTGGTGCGCGTGCTCGCGGGCCTCACGCTGTTCGTCGCTGCCTACCTGGCCGAGATCATCAGGGGCGGCCTGCAGGCCGTGCCGCGCGGACAGACCGAGGTGGCGATGGCGCTGGGCTTCGGGCGCTGGCCGGTGCAGCGCGACATCGTGCTGCCGCAGGCGCTGCGCCTCGTCGTGCCGGCGCTGACCAACAGCGTCGTCGGCACGCTGAAGGACACCTCACTCGTCACCGTCGTGGGCCTCTTCGAGCTGACCGGCGCGCTGGGCCTTGCGCTCGGCGGCGATCCGATCTGGCGGCCGTTCTACCTCGAGGGCTATCTCTTCATCGCCGCCGTGTACTGGGTGCTGTGCTTCGGGCTCTCGCGCTACAGCGTGTGGCTGGAGCGCAGGCTGGCGAGCGCGCCGACCTGA